The following DNA comes from Methanomassiliicoccales archaeon.
TCCGGGATCATCTTGAAACGCAGCAGCTCGCAATCCGCTGGTCGTTCAGGAGACCGAGGATTCGAATGGCGCAGCTGGTCGGAACTGACCCAGGAAGAAAGGAACACCATGAAGGTGGCATTAAGGGACCGTCTAGGTGAGATCGGGCTCGACCGCAACGCCTTGGATGGCCTGTTAGGTGAAGTATACCTCTTTCCGAACCACCCCAGTGGTTCGCCGACCCGGGAGGCCAAAGAGTTCGCCACCCTGTTGAACGCCTCCGGACGTTACGTACTGACGAACGATGGCCAGGGAGAGGAGGAGAGAGGAGACCTCATCATCAACGTATGCCTGAACCCTAAGGTCTATTCGGAGAAGGCCCTGGAGAACGTGAACAACCATCGGGTCAACATCCGCGAAGGCATGAAGGAGGTTCACAGGGTGGAACAGATGACCAACATCCAATACCTCCTGCCGAAGAGGAAGAACAGCTTTTGCCTGAAGGTCAACGATACGATCCTGGGGATAATCACCGGCATGGTCCTGGACCAGAAGAGAGGGGGTGAAATATTGGAGATGGACATCTCGAAACCCTTGGTGGCATTAGCTGAAAAGGAGGGCTCCGGAGGAAAGAGCGGTGATCCGGTCGTGAAGGTCTCCAGCAGGATGAGCCGGGAACTATTGCAAAAGGGAATCAATCTGAGCAGTGCCATCGGTCATGCGGCCCGTATCGTAGGTGGCGATGGGGGCGGCCACGATGTCGCCGCCGGGGCCAACATCCCCCAGAAACAGATATCAAGGTTCCTGAAGGCCTTGGACGA
Coding sequences within:
- a CDS encoding DHH family phosphoesterase; translation: MTEDLEGFLRRAKHLSEVISSARSVVVVSHIDADGISSAAIAKRALERLDLPHRVQFVRSLGEGEIEAISKMREDVIWICDLGTGPCQRISDRKCVITDHHQIFGPGQSSLELFGDMDHMLNPLLFGMEGSTQLSGAGNTYFVARELDERNLDLAYLAVVGAVGDMQDRSARKLGGPLHSLVIKDAESRGDLEVVTNELQFFGWVTRSAAAMLAFSNDLKAIGFSDTIKEVSSLFYRSGIILKRSSSQSAGRSGDRGFEWRSWSELTQEERNTMKVALRDRLGEIGLDRNALDGLLGEVYLFPNHPSGSPTREAKEFATLLNASGRYVLTNDGQGEEERGDLIINVCLNPKVYSEKALENVNNHRVNIREGMKEVHRVEQMTNIQYLLPKRKNSFCLKVNDTILGIITGMVLDQKRGGEILEMDISKPLVALAEKEGSGGKSGDPVVKVSSRMSRELLQKGINLSSAIGHAARIVGGDGGGHDVAAGANIPQKQISRFLKALDDEVGEQVSRFNPSKRP